Proteins from a genomic interval of Cheilinus undulatus linkage group 15, ASM1832078v1, whole genome shotgun sequence:
- the LOC121522974 gene encoding lanC-like protein 3 has translation MENTRCFANRFSDYKGALLPDQGAQVVVPIVVATVDKVLKRIPIDISDCDGGLYDGPAGVAYMLYHVSECPLFSEHRDVYLKTAKQIIDVSVRYVDAEPDKNMRAAFLLGGAGIYAVAAMIYKSMGLADFVKPLTKFRNLWEVCAPINFLECGSDELFVGRAGYLCAALVLKQKLGIEILSKDQIKSICQAIIESGKQYARRKRKPFPLMYSYYGTEYLGAAHGLSSVLQMLLSFQDMLSGAEKDLVWQSVDFLMNQEQNCNWPAELGAIIERENELVHWCHGAPGVAYLFAKAYLINKKPQYLDTCIRSGELVWQKGLLKKGPGICHGVAGSAYVFLLLYRLTGNTKYIYRAQRFAEFIFTEEFKAGSHSVTSVFSLFEGLSGTICFLVDLLQPDQSEFPLFSVFV, from the exons ATGGAAAACACTCGCTGCTTTGCAAACCGTTTCTCTGACTACAAAGGTGCCTTGCTCCCGGACCAGGGCGCGCAGGTCGTCGTGCCCATCGTCGTGGCCACCGTGGATAAAGTCCTGAAACGGATCCCGATCGACATCAGCGACTGCGACGGAGGGCTGTACGATGGCCCGGCCGGGGTGGCTTACATGCTGTATCATGTCAGCGAGTGTCCGCTGTTCTCCGAGCACAGGGACGTGTACCTGAAGACAGCCAAGCAGATCATCGACGTGTCGGTCAGATACGTGGACGCGGAGCCGGACAAAAACATGCGTGCTGCCTTCCTGCTCGGAGGGGCGGGAATCTACGCCGTGGCTGCGATGATATACAAATCCATGGGCTTGGCTGATTTCGTTAAGCCGTTGACCAAATTTCGCAACCTGTGGGAGGTGTGTGCGCCCATCAATTTTCTGGAGTGTGGCTCGGATGAGCTGTTTGTGGGGCGGGCTGGGTACCTGTGTGCCGCCCTGGTCCTAAAACAGAAGCTGGGCATAGAG ATTCTGAGCAAGGATCAAATCAAATCTATTTGTCAGGCCATCATTGAATCAGGAAAGCAATATGCCAGGAGGAAGAGAAAGCCTTTCCCCCTCATGTACTCGTACTACGGGACAGAGTATCTTG GTGCAGCTCACGGTCTCTCATCAGTGCTGCAGATGCTGCTGAGCTTCCAGGACATGCTTAGCGGGGCAGAGAAGGATCTGGTGTGGCAGAGCGTTGACTTCCTCATGAACCAGGAGCAGAACTGTAATTGGCCAGCAGAGCTGGGCGCCATCATCGAGCGAGAGAACGAACTGGTGCACTGGTGCCATGGAGCTCCAG GTGTGGCATACCTTTTTGCCAAGGCCTACCTGATCAATAAAAAACCCCAGTATCTGGACACGTGCATCCGCAGTGGAGAGCTTGTGTGGCAGAAGGGTCTGCTTAAGAAGGGGCCTGGGATTTGTCATGGAGTTGCAGGCAGTGCTTATGTCTTCCTCCTGCTTTATCGGCTCACGGGCAACACAAAATACATCTATCGAGCTCAGAG GTTTGCAGAGTTCATCTTCACTGAGGAGTTTAAAGCAGGTTCCCACTCTGTGACCAGCGTCTTCAGTCTGTTTGAAGGCCTGTCAGGAACTATTTGTTTCCTTGTCGACCTCCTGCAGCCGGACCAGTCAGAGTTCCCTCTGTTTAGTGTCTTTGTGTGA